CGTGCTGGAGATGTTTATGGCCCTGGCTGTATCCCTTGGATCATTAGACCACTTTTGATGATGCGTCAAAAGCTATTTGCTTATGCTAACGATGGTCAAGGAGTTATCAACCATTTATATATAGATAATCTGATTGATGCTATCTTTTTAGCCATCCAAAAAGAAGCTTACGGCGAAGTTTTTAACATTACCGACGGTCAACAAACTTCTTGGAAAGAGTATTTCATGCGCTTGGCTGCAACTGAAGGTTTACAGGCTCCGATGTCTGTACCAAAAGATGAAATCAAACTATTTCTCAAAATCCGCAGTCAAGGACAAAAACTATTTCGTAAAAAAGCTGATATTCTCCCAGAATCAGTTGATTTTATGACCCGTCCCTATGCTTATTCTATCGCTAAAGCCCAAACTTTATTAGATTACAAACCCAAAATTGACCTAGAAGAAGGCTTGCGTAGAACATCAGAATGGGTGCAGAAAACAGATATCCAAAAACTAGTTAAGTAGTGTAATCGGCTATCATCTACTTAATTTTTTCACGAACCGCCAAGAACGCCAAGGACGCAGAGTAAATAATCCAGACATTAGGTAGAGACTTAGCGTACCTCCGCGTTAAAAGATAAACATTACCTCTTCATGAATCATCATGCGTAAAATTGCACGTTGGTCTTACTTTGTGCTTTCTTCTTTAATCAGCCTTTATTGTATTAAACCCGTAACCGCAGAACAAACTGCAACACTTA
This sequence is a window from Aulosira sp. FACHB-615. Protein-coding genes within it:
- a CDS encoding NAD(P)-dependent oxidoreductase, giving the protein MNLQNKTLLITGIDDFIGLRAAELAIAQGMKVRGLQSSSDRKIPQNLNVEAIAGNITDPKIAQKACQGVDIVLHTAQLTQEAGPIKEFREINVNGTLNIAKAAKSAGVKTFVHLSSAMVYGFDYPDGVSETGPLSGDNNPYCQTKIEAEQELLPLNSPPDFGVIVIRAGDVYGPGCIPWIIRPLLMMRQKLFAYANDGQGVINHLYIDNLIDAIFLAIQKEAYGEVFNITDGQQTSWKEYFMRLAATEGLQAPMSVPKDEIKLFLKIRSQGQKLFRKKADILPESVDFMTRPYAYSIAKAQTLLDYKPKIDLEEGLRRTSEWVQKTDIQKLVK